A region of Vigna radiata var. radiata cultivar VC1973A chromosome 10, Vradiata_ver6, whole genome shotgun sequence DNA encodes the following proteins:
- the LOC106774475 gene encoding pentatricopeptide repeat-containing protein At4g14170-like — translation MHSFTSTTKCLTRFLPEPLHLHQRPQGLLLPPLSLQSILNPRVSPQFGSLPRQLSAVTLVGALCACSSLRALRLSKSVDPYGVRLIASADIVFDNTVSYLYAKNGSLKYAKSLFDKMSMRDMISWTTLLMGYAATRLLMC, via the exons ATGCATTCTTTCACCTCCACAACCAAATGCCTTACACGGTTTCTCCCAGAACCACTACACCTTCACCAACGCCCTCAAGGCCTGCTCCTCCCACCACTCTCGCTCCAAAGCATTCTAAATCCACGTGTGTCTCCTCAATTCGGGTCACTACCTCGCCAACTAAG TGCAGTCACCCTCGTGGGCGCGTTGTGCGCGTGTTCATCTCTCAGGGCTCTGAGACTCAGCAAGTCCGTTGACCCTTACGGCGTGAGGTTGATTGCCAGCGCCGATATTGTTTTTGACAACACGGTGTCGTACCTGTATGCAAAAAATGGGTCGTTGAAATATGCCAAGAgcctgtttgataaaatgtctaTGAGGGACATGATTTCTTGGACCACTTTGTTGATGGGTTACGCTGCGACGAGGCTTTTGATGTGTTAA